A genome region from Chloroherpetonaceae bacterium includes the following:
- a CDS encoding tetratricopeptide repeat protein, translated as MRICSVFSLLLFCAFLFPTLAQSQDSQNRDILLLLQEGIHRLNQKEYEAAINFFNEALKLSPNNTIALINRGIAEARLGQFRAAILSYTAALNIDSSEFRAYYNRGRAYMDIQDYARALSDFSQAIRLDSGYANAYINRANARMQLGDSTGAYQDYIQAAKLGSTKSREFLKARGIDWEKAK; from the coding sequence ATGCGTATCTGCTCCGTTTTTTCACTGCTTCTCTTCTGTGCTTTTCTTTTCCCTACTTTGGCGCAGTCTCAAGATTCACAGAACAGAGATATTCTCTTGCTTTTGCAAGAAGGCATCCATCGTTTGAACCAGAAAGAGTATGAGGCTGCAATTAACTTTTTTAACGAGGCCCTTAAGCTTAGTCCGAACAACACCATTGCGCTCATCAACCGTGGGATTGCCGAGGCTAGATTAGGTCAGTTTCGTGCAGCGATTTTAAGCTACACTGCTGCGCTAAACATTGATTCAAGTGAGTTTCGCGCCTACTACAATCGCGGTCGAGCCTATATGGACATTCAGGATTATGCCCGCGCACTCAGCGATTTTAGTCAAGCCATTCGGCTTGATAGTGGCTACGCAAATGCATACATCAATCGCGCAAATGCCCGTATGCAGCTCGGCGACTCTACAGGCGCCTATCAGGACTATATTCAAGCGGCAAAGCTCGGCTCTACTAAATCACGCGAGTTCTTGAAAGCACGAGGTATCGACTGGGAAAAAGCAAAGTAG